A genomic stretch from Salarias fasciatus chromosome 18, fSalaFa1.1, whole genome shotgun sequence includes:
- the LOC115405360 gene encoding uncharacterized protein LOC115405360 has translation MEHWLWILLAALFFECKGEDKVMQPSGDVPAAEGDSVTLNCTFETTASFPYLFWYKQQRNGSPELILQHVTGSGQNSPDFPTDRFDAELKDKSVPLKIQKLELSDSAVYYCALLLITADMRPLFISVLLAAMSLGCRAQKDNVLQARGEVTADEGHSVTLDCLYNTTSSNYYLFWYKQEGNKSPKFILSRFKVGEGKTEDEEKYSSTLDSSLRSVPLKIQKLELSDSAVYYCALQLEDLVH, from the exons atggaacattggctgtggattcttcttgctgctcttttctttg agtgtaaaggagaagacaaagtgatgcagccatcaggagatgttcctgctgctgaaggagactcagtTACACTGAATTGTACTTTTGAGACCACTGCTTCATTTCCATAtttgttctggtacaaacaacaaagaaatggCTCTCCCGAGCTTATTTTACAACATGTCACTGGATCAGGACAAAACTCTCCAGATTTCCCCACAGACAGATTTGATgctgagctcaaagacaaatcagttcctctgaagatccagaagcttgagctgtctgactctgctgtgtactactgtgctctg TTACTCATCACTGCAGATATGAGGCCTCTGttcatctcagtgctgctggctgctatgaGCCTTG GATGCAGAGCTCAAAAAGACAACGTGCTGCAAGCAAGAGGAGAAGTGACTGCTGATGAAGGACACTCAGTAACACTGGACTGTCTCTATAACACCACTTCTTCAAATTATTATCTCTTCTGgtacaaacaggaaggaaacaaaagccccaaattcatcctgagCCGCTTTAAAGTCGGTGAGGGgaaaacagaggatgaagaaaaatattcatCCACACTGGATTCCAGCTTgagatcagttcctctgaagatccagaagcttgagctgtctgactctgctgtgtactactgtgct ctgca actggaggattt agtgcactga